The sequence GCGCTTCGTCGCCCACCGCCAGAATCTGCGCCGCCAGTACCGCCGCGTTATGGGCGCCGAAGTTGCCCACCGCCACCGTCGCCACGGGCACGCCCGGCGGCATCTGCACCGTCGCCAGCAGGGCGTCCAACCCGCCCAGGGGCGTGGCGTCCATGGGCACGCCGATCACCGGCAGCGAACATGCCCCCGCGCAAACGCCCGCCAGATGGGCCGCTCCGCCGGCCGCCGCGATGATCACGCCGAATCC is a genomic window of bacterium containing:
- the purE gene encoding 5-(carboxyamino)imidazole ribonucleotide mutase; translation: MSACVKQLKALSIEHDVRVLSAHRSPDETIAYVRDAEKNGFGVIIAAAGGAAHLAGVCAGACSLPVIGVPMDATPLGGLDALLATVQMPPGVPVATVAVGNFGAHNAAVLAAQILAVGDEALAAKMREHKQAMRESVDKKNAKLQDKLGRL